One window of Oncorhynchus masou masou isolate Uvic2021 chromosome 33, UVic_Omas_1.1, whole genome shotgun sequence genomic DNA carries:
- the LOC135528082 gene encoding microtubule-associated protein RP/EB family member 1-like: MAVNVYSTSVCSDNLSRHDMLAWINESLQINLTKIELLCSGAAYCQFMDMLFPGCVPLKKVKFAAKLEHEFIHNYKILQAGFKRMGVEKIIPVDKLIKSKFQDNFEFVQWFKKFFDANYDGKEYDPVEARQGQDSISNPAMLALNKPKKILNAASQRAAVAKVAPKMAPSLARRPGAGGGDEERAELIQEVNILKSTIQDMEKERDFYFGKLRNIELICQEKEGEGDPTLQRIVDILYATDEGFVIPDAESADQEEF; this comes from the exons ATGGCTGTGAACGTTTACTCAACCTCAGTGTGCAGTGACAACTTGAGTCGTCATGACATGCTTGCCTGGATCAACGAATCGTTACAGATCAACCTTACTAAGATAGAGCTGTTATGTTCAG GTGCGGCCTACTGCCAGTTCATGGACATGCTCTTCCCCGGCTGTGTGCCTTTGAAGAAAGTCAAATTTGCTGCAAAACTAGAGCACGAATTCATTCACAACTATAAGATCTTGCAAGCTGGCTTCAAAAGGATGGGTGTCGAAAAA ATCATCCCTGTTGACAAGTTGATAAAAAGCAAGTTCCAGGACAACTTTGAGTTTGTGCAGTGGTTCAAGAAGTTCTTTGATGCCAACTATGATGGGAAGGAGTACGACCCTGTGGAGGCTCGCCAGGGCCAAGACTCCATATCCAACCCCGCCATGTTGGCCCTCAACAAGCCCAAGAAAATCCTCAACGCTG CATCCCAGCGAGCAGCAGTTGCCAAGGTAGCACCCAAAATGGCGCCCAGCTTGGCGCGGAGACCAGGGGCTGGCGGAGGTGATGAGGAGCGGGCAGAACTCATTCAGGAG GTAAATATACTGAAGTCCACCATCCAggacatggagaaggagagggacttTTATTTCGGCAAACTGAGGAACATTGAGCTCATCTGCCAAGAAAAGGAAGGAGAGGGTGATCCCACACTGCAGAGGATCGTGGATATACTCTACGCCACAGAT GAGGGCTTTGTCATACCGGACGCTGAGTCAGCGGACCAGGAGGAATTCTAA